The window CAGTTACGTTGAGAAAATAAATGTTAAGTTTGTGGTCGTCAGGTCATTATTCGAACTGTCTTAATAGCGTTGATACGTAGTCCGAATCAAGATCAGTCAATTAGTGGTGTCAGGATGATAATAAAATGTTGGTCATTAATTCTCCGAATGGCTCTGTCAATTCCAAGAACGCTCATCCCATCCCAGGGCATGTCTTGTATTATTTCCACTATTGCATGGGGCATATGCCAAATGGGTCAACCCAGAGGTGAGGCAATGTCAAGAGCAACGCTTTCTGTCGAATTCTAAAAGAACTGTTCCTTATGATTTCGTTGCTTTGGTAACTTTGCTTTTCTGACTTTGGTATTGCTCCaaatataaaaatgaaaaagaaaagagtcgTTTCAGAAAGAACGGATCCTACCCCCTTCAAACCACAGCATCAACATGTACAAAGATATTCCGATGCTGGGCGAACTGTTGTTTCTAACTGCGAATATGGAACGGCACGAAGCGAAGCGAAGCTTGGCTTTGTTTGTAGGGGAAGATTTAGAATTCATCAATGAAACCTTGGTTGCAGAGACTaattcattaataaattttagAGCCGTAGTCAAAGTAGAGGCTGTAGAGCGCATTATGCAATTTGTTGACCAATAACCCAGGTCTCAGTACCTGTCGGCTTAGTGAAGCTTAGTGAGTTACTAAGAAATGTCTCCGCTCAGGAAAATTTCTTCAGCTGCTTCAGAATTTTGAAGTAAATTTGAATATTCTCATTTGTTATTTGCTGTCCTCTTACACTCTTCCAAAAGCCAAAACGTCGTAATTTAAACCCTCTGTGGGTCGTTtgcaacaaaaatgaaaaaaggagaaatacaggaCCAATGCTCGAGAGGGTCAGGGGACTTGGAATTAACGGATCCAAAAGTCGGAGCCATGAACAAAACATGAGAGGGTCATCGAGATCGTGTAGTAAGTAATTTATGTTGGTCGTACATTGAAGAGTTTTCAGTGGCTGTGATATACCGCAAGTGATTATAAGCCGTGAAGTCGGTTGTACGATTCAATGTCGTTAGCGTCCATTGTCATCGGTTCAGTCTTAAAGGTCTGATTTTCagttttcgttgaagtgctAGTGCTCCTGTCTCGATCATGGCGACAGAGTCAATTTTGAGGTAAAGCTCGTCGTTATTAGGTTTTGAGAAAACGAGCGCCATTCAAAAAAACttcgtttaaaaaaaatcgtttgcaTGCATTGCAAAAAAATCGAAGACTAAAAGAATAAGGAAATTCGATTTCATAAGGAAATTCGATTTCATAAGGAAATTTGATTTCATAAGAAAGCCAAGTATAAATTCGAAAAGCATTTGTTGATGGACCTAACTTGATAATACCTACAAGTTAGATATATCTTAGGTTGCACTGTATCAAAACTTAAACCTTACTGTCGCAGAGATCCGGTGGTATTCGGTGATTAGATTACCGTATTAACCTGTAGTATTAATGACTCACTCGCAGCAGAAACGCGCAGCGCGAGTCCTAGCTTATGCGCACAGAGACCTTGCAGGTACCGCGCGCGACTTGCGTGCACTGAGCTAACACGCGCAACTACAGTGAAATTAGAGGGTTGAAAAAAACACCCTATGGTATCTGCAAATTCCCTTTTGAGCCAGAAGGGATAGTCCAATCCCAAGGTGTGGCTTCAATTTGCTTTAAACTCGAAATAATACCAGTTTAGATAGACAAGAAAAAACGATCCACCATTGCTCTCATTTCCTCTCCCTCTTGGATGACCGCGTTGAATAACTCTTTCCTCTGCTGTCATGGCTTGTAAATCAACGATCACCGGAATTTATTTCCCCTCAACCCAAAGCGATATCCAGAAAtcaaattatctctgaaaacctCGAGTGAATTTAATTTGTGTGTCAGATGTTCTCTAAGTTAAATGACGATTGGCCTCCTAGCTTTCATATGGAAGATTTCCTTGGGATGGGGGAggcagggggaggggggggagggggggagaaGGTCGAAGCATCTGCAGCAGTCTTAATTGCGCTCATAGATCTTAAAAAAGTGAGGCCTCACTACAGGTGAATACGGTAATATTTAACTGACTAATTATGCTACCTCTGTGTTCCTCATCTTCTATTTCACATGATCCTCTTCCTCTCTTGCTTGACTTGCGGACCTCCGACGTTTCTTCCCTGCGGCAAAATAAAAAGCTTTGTTAAGAAAGGCTTCAACATTGCATTTCTGGACTAAAGTTGTTACAATTACAATTTAATTATGATAACCAATTAAAGACCAAGGTTTTTTCAGCCTCGTCTTGCAAAATATGAACTAGGGTAGTTTTTTGTTCTAGGGGTtctattattaaaattaaaaggaaaggaaccttATTTAAGTCTCTAGTCTTCTAGTGCTCGAGCActaattattttcaatttaggACAAAACTGAAATAGACTAAATAATTTTGATTTAAGGAAAATTGATATTATAATATTAACGACGCAAGCTACGAGCCGAGACAATTACAATTTTCTTCGTTAAATCAGGAAGAGGAAAGGGGATTTCCTATTTTTTCTCGGACATAGATCAGAagactctgcttgcagggtatgAAAATGCGAAAAAGATAATCGGCTGTGGTACAGATCAACCCGTAAAATGTTTATATCCCGTACGTTTTCTCTCTCCTCtaatgtttatatttttgatTCAAAGAACAAATCTTACCTCTCTGCGACAATGTTGTGTTGAGCTTTGTTCTTGAAATGTCCCTTGCTTGTTCTCATCTCATGAATGGCGCAGTACCTAAACATTTGAAAACAGGTTCATTATTTTAACTGTATCAATTCAGGTGCAGTTACGATCTTAGATCATTGACTTCATTCTGATCACCAATTATGGACCATGGCCCgtttgttcgaaagccgattaacttaatccaggattagcgtagacttttgtttcatgttttcaacttttagttgcaagtttcttttgcttattttttttttgtttattttttttttcaagattgacttctcctaatgtaaagttttgcctaatatcagcgttgaacagcatttggggtAGAGAAATAAACTACTTGGTTAATTtataatctgggattagcggtaatcggcttttgaacaaccgggcccagaagtGGATAACGTAAGGTGCATTAGAATTTTTTGTGAGTAGAAAGGGGGTTTTTGGTCAGTTTTACTCAGAGCCGTTTAGCAAGATTTCAAACATGAAACATTTAACTTACCGTCTGAAAACCCTTCCTCAGTCTTTGGATCTTTGAGTAGATCTTCTCTTTTGGCCAAGATCTATTGCAGCCATTGTGAACACCTAAAAATTAAACCATGAGATAATGGGTTAGCCTCATTAATACGATTAAGTACATTGTTGCTAATTTGCCTAAATATGAACTAAACTTACAATGAACTTATGGTCATCATACTACTGCTTCAAAACAGCTTTAATTAAACACTAATAACTAAAAGACACTCAAACATTGAAGTACCTTTCGTAGGATTTCGTTTCGAATTCAGTTGTTCATGGATGTAGCTGTCCAAGTTTCAGTGTCGGTAACTTTTCATCCACGTGTTCGTAAGCGGGACCTTCTCCGTCCGCGTCAGAATAACGTTTACACTGTTAGCTTTCCGCAGTCGCATCCAATAGCAAGAAGAACGTCAACAGAGAGTTTATGCGGCACAAACGCTAGGAAGAAGacatgaaattttgaaaataaactgcaTGTCGAGGCGCCATATTGAATCTTCTTCCACAAGTTGTTGGATTAGCATAACATTTGCAATTCAATCAATTCCAACACGTCGCGTTACGCCACAATGGGGAGAGCTCGgttaccaaaagaaaaaaaaaagcgtgtCTGAGTTCCAAAGAATTTTCGGCGTATTTGAAAGCAAAGCCGGACTGTTTCCAAggtattttcataaaaataatcTGGCTTACCTTCCACACTATTTGGAAGGATGGGTTGATTGTTTGCATTGCTGGACATGGCTGGGTTACGGCGTTTGCTAAGGTTAGGGGAGGGGTGGGTGGGTTTTGACCCGGGGGTTTTGAATAGCGGACttcaaaaaagcagaaaaactGCAACATACGCAATGTTCAGATGCTGATACAATCAGCCACTGGGCCATTTTTGAGGTATTAACGAAACCCTATTCTTAAGGGAAAAACTCTTATTCGGACCCATTGTTGAGGTGCCTAAAAGAAGTGTCAAAGGAGGGAATGTTCTATTCAGAGTAATAACTCTACAGCATTGTTTCAtataaaaattgggggtcaccgagttcgtttttaagATGTCAGCGTTTAAAGACCAAATATAGGGTATTTTTACATGCttgttttgttgccatggtgacttaTTACGTCACTTCAATGAATGTATCTTGTTGAGAAATTATTGATCttttatatggtaccataacacgATTTTCGTTACGTGAAATAGTTGTCTAGATTCAATCCTTTAAAAtagtacagtttttttttaattgttgcgACTGTTTTGAGCCTCCTTACGACCCTTTTGTAAACCACTTCTAGTGACATTGGTATCCTCCGTGATAAAGATGGCCACAAACCCGGGCCATTTTAATATCCTCGAGCCCATGTTTAGTGTTTTCAGTTGAATTTTTTAGGTATCGAAATTCAAACTTGGATATTCCGGCAGGTCTACTGAGATGAAGTAGTTGACATAAAAGCCCGCAGTATTCTGATTGATGATCACAAGCGCGCTGTGAGTTTGCAATTTAGGCAAGCagtttttggagtggttagtcGTTAGTCAATCAATCGATTGAgcagtcagtcaatcagtcgAGGATCGAACaggggacctcttgctccgaaagctGCGTTCTAAgtaactgagctacgcctgctcTTCGGTCAGTTGGTCAGtaaatcagtcagtcagtaaaTGAACCAGTCAGTCGATTGGTTagtcaaaaatttggttttatcaacggagttgataatgtaaattggccaccgtacagagattctaaaagctgacgtttcgagcgttagcccttcgtcagagcgaatgggtTAGTCAGTTTGCTAGTCCATCAGTCCATGAATCTGTCGAACGGTTATCCAGTCAGTCAGCCAAAAGAAAGTAAGACATCAGGCTTCAGTACTTCCATGGTGTGACATCTCAAAAATACGACAAACAGACATATAGTTTATAGAAGATCTTAACTTTATTACTGGTTCTCATTGCCAATAACAACAGTTGATCTACTTTAAATCTCAGTTTCTACtggtgtcgtgcaattttgaaacaatttaaTGTTTCATTTCAAGGTGCGTTCCTAGTAGTTTAACCATTACGACCAATTAGACAGATAAGTCAGTTCTCTACTTTGCTCCGAGGTTTTcctccaggtactctggttttctcctTTCCTCAAACAACCAAGAttagatttgatttgagttcatTCAATTTGACGTCAATGTACCGAGCGCTAGaagggctattgacccgtagcccgtaATTTttaagggctacgggtctaattgttaataatGCTGATAAtagacacttaaaataaagttcatatttataaatattattaatccAACAAACTTCCTTTTTTCAAACCCGTCCCAGTACTCAAGCTTACAAAGACTATTTCTGCAGCGTGGCAAAATCCTGGATTCCATGAAGGCTGAAATCATCTAAATGTATTGTTCTCCTTTTCTGTGACAGCTGAAATTATTGTTCCATTTCTTTGTACTCGCTTTCACTTCTTcgaagaaaaggaaaactggAGTCAGTGCTTACAGCTCTGCACTTTACCTAGTTAGGTGTATAGAGCCTTTACGGAAGGACCGTTTCAGTCAGGGTGAAGTAGACCGCCTTTTTAGTGCCTTGATCTTACCGATTTCACTTATGGCCTGTCTGTCTATGGTGCCGTACACTCAGATCTCGcgaaaacagcattttccttcatttgtcgaattatctttgacaaatactttgtaaaagcaatagaggactttttttctgtgtttccatagcctcatcaaAAAACtcaggggagttgggagaattctcgacagttatgcaaaccctagATTCATAAcggtctcgaattctcccaactccccatcgtgtttagatgaggatatggaaacacggaaaacgtcatATATTGCTTAAGTTTATCCTTATTTTGAAAAGGGCCTCCTCCCCCAAAATTCGATCAACAAGTAAAAACATCCAAtctagacctctttcataacggccgtcaaataaaaaaaaatattcttttgttttaatgctaataagcctttctagccttggTACGACgagaaaatttcaaaagaacttacttgtttcaaaataagagcagtaggtttaattaacataaatgcaaaagaatgttaaggaggtcgccatttatgaaagtggtctatacatTATTAAAAAGAGGCAGCAGTTTCACGAAATGACAAAAGTCCCAGGATAACCTACTTCTCCATGGACACTCCAGAGGAAAAAAGTTTCaataaatatgaataaaaacgtCACAATTAAAACGCATTTTTTTCTCTACACTTAAATGGACGTTTCCAGATTGTAAAGCACTCTACAGCTTCCATCTTAAGCTGGTTTTGCTTCTTCCTTGGTAACCACTCTTGTTTCACCATGTTTCATGGTCATGAATTTGTTTCGTGGAATTCCAACACTGTCGAGTTTTTCATTCAACTCTTTTGGTGGAGCAAGATAGTgctaagaaaagagaaaaaaggaaaacaagtcaGCAATGACATCACAAGAAGTAAAATTGTTAATTGATTCCTCAACTCTATGACAAACTATTGTTTGCCAATGGGCGAAATGAATGGATTTTCTGTGTAGAATGAGACAGTTGAGACTATCTtcacttcccccctcccccacccacCAGGGACACATTTATACACATGGGTAGAGGGAAAGTATGGAGCTTCTCCAAGTCCAGTTAACGGGGCATTTTCTCATTATGAAATACACACATGGCTGTCTTATGACATCTAAAGGATTACATGATCACAGCATGTAGTTGTCACATTCATTTGTGAGTTAAAgggacatggtttttgagtagAAGCGGAGGTGGTTAACTTATCGACTCCTGAATTGCCCCCTACCATTGGCGAGTAAAATCacctggtgttagacagagtgaaatctgttaagtctATCACTACTAGGAGTCAATTGGTTAAGTAGTGGGCCTGGCACCACGAGGTATTAAACAAGAGCCTTCTGCAATTGGACAGCATACTGTATGTCATCTAGATTACACTACATTTTCCATTGTCTGGAGTGTACCAATTAGAATGTTCAATTCTTGCTCTGATGTTAAAACTCAGCTGACTCCTTTAGCTTTACACAATCACAACAGGCAAAGACAACTGCTTAAGTCAATCGTAATGTCAAGCAAACCCTGCACTAAGTGCAAGGAAAACATGTGCAAGCAAGTTACAATGTCAAAAAGGCCAACTTGCAAAGGTGAACCCATTGCCTCCAAAGAGCGTGCTTACAGTTCAGGGTCGGCCAGGGTTTTTGGGTATATGGTATACAGGGGCTTTTTCAATTGGGTATACGGTATATCGCAGCTTAAATACGGGTATTCGGTATtatatcactttctttgaatttcaggaatacagtatacaatgcttccattaattttgggtatatttggatgaattttgggtatttttgggtattttggcaaatttttttCAGGTATACTGGTATAGTATAccactacccccccccccccttccccccctggccgaccctgacagttatagattttactctaaagAGATAAATTTAAAGTGATCTTCACTCTTAACTGGACAAcctaaacaataattattgtcacttAGCGacacctcatgggctattgacccatagcccttatgggctacgggtctaattgttaactaCTGCTTAGATTGTCCGCTTAAGTGCAGGGATTAGGGATACCGGTTGATCAGCACTCCTTACCTCGTAGGAAAGATTAAAAGTTCCCCAGTGAATACCAATGGAGAAATTTGATTTAACATCTTCATGAATATCAACGGCAGCTTGAGGATCAACATGTTGAAATTGCATAAGTCCCCTACAAATtgagcaaacaaaacaaataatattgttgaaCTGAAGAAACTAAGTAGCGTAACCAGAAGGAACAACCAATTAAGTGGGTGTGGTCATTCTTACTTGAGAAGTTctgcataaaaaaaaatgtgttgcaagttgctgcatgttgcagaaagtagaggtccgctctactttctgcaacacgCCGCAGCAACTTCCAACACATATTTGTTGTTGTGAGACAGGTTGTGCGTGGGATGTAAAACACGCAACATCACTTTTCGACTAGTTTTGCAGCAATGTTGCGAGACAACttggacgtttttgttgctcgtattactGTAGCTTTAATCACATAACAACTGGCATTTATCTTCCAATGCAGATGGGCTGGGTGATGTGCCAGAGAAATGTGGTTGCGGATCACTGGAAATCGTAGTTATTCTCTCAATATTAATGTTCTGTGATGTAGAAGTCTGTGTTTCAAGCTTTAGAATGTTTGGTCATGAAAAACAACTATTCTTTGTAAAAGGGAAAGCAAAGGaaattaactttatttaagtgtctagttgttctagcgctggagcactaattggggacactgtaaactgaagtaaacaatgaaagcaaatcaagtcaaatgttggtttttgttgagaggaaaaaccggagtacccggagaaaacctcacggtgcagagtagagaaccaacaaactcaacccacatatgacgctgagtctgggaatcgaacccgggccacattcattggtgggaggcaagtgctgtcaccactgcgccatccctgcaccccgtaGGACTTCATTTGGAATAAAGGGCCGAGGCGAACTTGGGGATACTAATAAAAGAACTGTTCTATTTCAGTCCTGATAATGAGACTTGCCAGATTATTTTTACTTGTCACTGGGGACCACTTCAGGCATGAATACTTTTATAccaacatctaggtccactcaaaaaccatgtccccTTTCAGTCCTGAGACTGAGACAGATTTACTCGTCAATAAGGATGCATGGATTAACCTACTGTACAGAGAGGCATGGGTTAAACTTCAAGCAGCCGCAGCAACtattttaatacatgtatactacttctcattattataattaatgataattattattataattaattataattgttaattattacctTGGTGAATATGCCCCAATAGGAATTGCTGCCAAATCAAATGGTCCATATCTCTTCCCAATCTTCTCGAACATGCTGCAGTAACCAGTATCACCAGCAAAGAAAAATCTGTTCTCTGGACCAATTACTGACCAACTCCCCCACAAAACTTTGTTTTTATCAAACATTCCCCGTTGACACCAGTGCTGTGCCGGGGTGAAGGCAAATTTGACAGCTTTGCATTTTTCTGTAAATTTAGGGTGACTTTTTTCTTGCCACCACTGAAGCTCAACAACATTGTTGCAGCCACAGTCCTTCATCCAGGAGCACAATCCCATGGGCACAAACCAGTGAATTTTATCACCAAATCTTTTATTGAGCTGGCAGACTGTTGTATAGTCAAGATGATCATAGTGGTTGTGACTGATGCAAACAGCGTCAATAGCAGGGAGTTCATCGACTGTGCAAGGAACAGGTCTATAGCGTTTCACACCCATCAAACGTGCTACTCCACAATAGtcattaaaaactggatcagtcaaaatattcaaaccaTCCATTTGAACTAATACTGTTGCATGGCCAATCCACGTcacttgtatttccttttggGGAGGAGAATCAAGAGCTGCATTGTCTGGTTTGACAACTGGCAAAGTCTTGTCCAATTCCTATACatcgaaagaaaaaataaaaggttacaataattattataaataatttagtaaataaattattaaataaaaaattattaaaattattaaaattaataataacattattattattgttattattatagtcTAAATTagtaaataatttataaataatttattagtCTAATACATTAGCACCACAGGGTGACATGGCCTTTAGCTTACTTGATTAGGTGGCATATTATTAAGGTCACAAAGAGTCTATATTTATTAAACTAATCCTTGAAAGGCAGAATCTTTGGAGGCATTGCAGCCCATTGGCTCTAAAGGGCGCTTCAATTGTCGTGAGATCTGGATATTCCAAgttcaagacctgctctgaccactcgttgaattgaTCCTGATGATCCCTGGTGCAGTTTCTTGACTACTGCACTTGTAACTAGCCAACTCGTATTCCTCTGGTCAGTTGGGATTGGATATTTAGATATTTCGCCACCAAGCTTTTCTAAACTTTGAGCTAAAATAAAGTTTGCATGCATTGTATGCTGAAAGGGacattcaattttcaatttaagttttaaaataattcCAGATAAGTCTAGTCGTTAGTTACATGTATCTCACTTTGCTAAATATTTATGCTCCAAGCTGCAATCTCCAGAtaaaaatattatgtatttcAAACACCATCAACATCGATCAGGGCGCCTATATGAACAAGGAAAtcataaagaaaaagaaatcaagACCTCTTTCTTTCCTGGGCGTATGGACATCAATTCTCTCTTTGATCTTTACCAATGTTAATTTTTAAGTCACACAGTGACTATAACACT of the Montipora capricornis isolate CH-2021 chromosome 7, ASM3666992v2, whole genome shotgun sequence genome contains:
- the LOC138056863 gene encoding N-acyl-phosphatidylethanolamine-hydrolyzing phospholipase D-like, with protein sequence MDKPGSDEYPTARRENGVFKLPWKAHFAGFWGAMKWFASTANESNVPWHSEELDKTLPVVKPDNAALDSPPQKEIQVTWIGHATVLVQMDGLNILTDPVFNDYCGVARLMGVKRYRPVPCTVDELPAIDAVCISHNHYDHLDYTTVCQLNKRFGDKIHWFVPMGLCSWMKDCGCNNVVELQWWQEKSHPKFTEKCKAVKFAFTPAQHWCQRGMFDKNKVLWGSWSVIGPENRFFFAGDTGYCSMFEKIGKRYGPFDLAAIPIGAYSPRGLMQFQHVDPQAAVDIHEDVKSNFSIGIHWGTFNLSYEHYLAPPKELNEKLDSVGIPRNKFMTMKHGETRVVTKEEAKPA